In Phyllopteryx taeniolatus isolate TA_2022b chromosome 5, UOR_Ptae_1.2, whole genome shotgun sequence, the DNA window TAGTACAAAACCTTAAATAAGTTCCGTGAAAGGGGCTATATAAGATAAGCATTATGCTAGCAATAGATGCCTGACGAGTGTTGTCTGACATGCCACGCCCCTCCGCTTTTTTGGGTGCGTTTAGAAAATGGTCTAGTAGCCATGtcatatttttcatggtgcaACAATCTTTTGTGTAGTATTGTAGTTAAGTGACAAACATTCCTTCTCAACTGTGCGGTCAGAGTCGCGGGAACTGCGAGCATGAGAGCCAAAAGGAGAGTGGGGAGAGGGGCAAGGTGGGAGCATATATGTGGCGCAGATCAGTGAGTTGGACAAGTCTCTCAGGAGTCaaataagtccatccatccatccattttctaccacttatccgggtcgggtcacgggggcagtagctttagtagggacgcccagagttccctctcctcagccacttcatccagctcttccggggggatcccgaggcgttcccaggccagccgaagggcgtagtctctccagcgtgtcctgggtcgtccccggggtctcctcccggtgggacgtgcccggaacacctcaccagggaggcgtgcgggaggcatccgaatcagatgccctagccacctcatctggctcctgtgaaagagcagcggctctactccgagatcctcccggatgaccgagcttctcaccctatctctaagggagagcccagacaccctgcggagaaaactcatttcggccgcttgtatccgggatcttgttctttcggtcacgacccacagctcatgaccataggtgagggtaggaacgaagatcgaccagtaaattgagagcttcgcctttcggcttagctccttctttaccacaacggaccgatacaaagtccgcatcactgcagacgctgcaccgatctgcctgtcgatctcccgttccattcttccctcagtcgtgaacaagactccaagatacttgaactcctccacttggggcaggatctcatccccgacctggagagggcatgccacccttttctgactgaggaccatggtctcagatttggaactgcgaactgctccagtgcgAGATGGAGgtcgcctcggctgcgcctagaaattctgtccataaaagttatgaacagaatcggcgacaaagggcagccttggtggagtccaaccctcaccgggaatgagtccgacttactgccggatatgcggaccaaactctgactccggtcgtaaagggaccgaacagcccgtatcagggggttcggtaccccatactcccgaagcaccctccacaggactccccgagggacacggtcgaacaccttctccaagtccacaaaacacatgtagactggtttggcgaactcccatgtactctcgaggaccctgccgagggtggagagctggtccactgttccacggccaggacgaaaaccacactgctcctcctgaatctgagattcgacttcccgacggaccctcctctccagcacccctgaatagaccttaccagggaggctgaggagtgtggtccctctgtagttggaacacaccctacggtcccccttcttaaaaagggggaccaccaccccagtctgccaatccagaggcactgtccccgatgtccacgcgatgttgcagaggcgtgtcaaccaggacagccctacaacatccagagcctttaggaactccgggtgaatctcatccacccccggggccctgccaccgaggagctttttaactacctcggtgacctcaaacccagagataggagagcccgcctcagagaacccacactctgcttccactggaaggcgtgtctgtggaattgaggaggtcttcgaagtattctccccaccgactcacagcgtcccgagtcgaggtcaacagcgccccatccccactatacacagtgttggtggtgcactgctttcctctcctgagacgtcggatggtggaccagaatttcctcgaagccgtccggaagtctttctccatggcctcaccgaactcctcccataacagagtttttgcttcagcgaccaccagagctgcattccgcttggccagccggtacccatcagctgcctcaggagtcccataggccaaaaaggcccaataggactccttctgcttgacggcatccctcaccgttggtgtccaccaacgggttcggggattgccgccacgacaggcggttggccgcctcagcaatggaggcgcggaacatggtccactcagactcgatgtcccccgcctcccccggaacatgagcaaagttctgtcggaggtgggagttgaaactccttctgacagaggattctgccagatgttcccagcagaccctcacaatacgtttgggcctgccacgtcggaccgggatcttcccccaccatcggagccaactcaccaccaggtggtgatcagttgacagctccgcccctctcttcacccgagtgtccaagacatgcggccgaaagggtaacgtgggtcccccttcccatgggctgatgactaataataatttttaaaaagggctCCATGCAAAAGGGCACTTTTCTCATCCAGGGCAAGAGGGACAATGCGGAAGCACCAGTAAGGGTCTATCTGTGCACATCCCCGTTTTAAACTTTTGCTATGGactgtacatatgtacatacagtcTGTGTGTGGTCTCTAACTGTTTGCCTTCAATAGGTTTTCTTGCTGTAAAACAGTAAGTTGATGTTCTACAATTACGAGCACTGCTACTGGATACCAGAATTTCATATGGGATCAATAAAGTACTTACATACCTCCCGAAATCAACAGTCACCAAGGTTGTTGTTCCTCTATTGCACAGTTctgctgatttttttggggtagcCTTGCAGCCTGTCTGTCAACCCTGTCTGTCTTAATTAAATTTACTGGACTGCATGCCTTACTTTTGCATTGACACAGTCCGTCAACTATAAGGACTTGTATTAACAATGTGTAATACTTGGTACTTAACAGATGTTGACTATCAAGGTGTGCCAAACATACTTGTAAATCTAAACTATGATGAACTGAAATATGTGGTCAGGAGTGTCACAGCAGTGGGTCTGAACACTTAGGTccaaatgactttttcttttgtaatatttctaatattcaaaattttctttgtcattttgGGTTGCTGagtgttgatttaaaaaaatatatatcataagGCTACAacataaagtaaaaacaaatggaaagagAGGGTGaataaactgttactgtactgtactgtatattctgaTGTCTCTTGTAAGTGCCCATTTCTGGTGCGTAGTATTGGTGAATAAAGACTAAAATGAGTCTACCTGTTTTTAATGCGGTCAATGAGTGGATCTATACACTCAGCCAAAGTGGATGCCTCCACCGCTGTATCTTGctcctttttattttcctctgtGGCCAAGCAAGGAAGCTGTTCGACAGAAGCTGATGTGGGGACAATGACGGTGTTTGGACTCTTCCCAGCTAACAGATCCTGGTAGATCAGCAGCACACTATCCAGGAATTCTAGAAGCAGAATTGGGAGTAAGGCAATCAATGTAAGACTTGTGCTTGAGTACAGTAGCAACACAGAGAAGAGATTAAATAATCTAGAGTGTGAAAtaactttgtattgtattgtcctgatttttaaacaaaaaagactgattGAAGATAAATCTATCAATAAGTAAGGCTGTgtgctccatccatccattttcagcaccgctttatccttacaagggtcacgggcgtgctggagcctaatggccttaaaataaaatcagattttttttttccacaaaaataaGATTTCTGATTTTAGAGATTCCCCCTTTTGcttatagaaaaaaataaatgacaatggCATACAGCGGACCAGTCCGGATAGCAGaaatctgcagataattgacgcattgcaccggactattgcattattagtcattcaaactgctctaagtgctagaggactctgcatcttttgcacaattgtcaaaaaaataaataaataaataaaataatgtaccggcattaccagataactattaaccctgtattactcagtgactgttttttgtcaatgcctttatgtctcaaaagtgttctctgtcaattgactatctgttgtcgtacgagagcggctccaactaccggagagaaattccttgtgtgtttttttggacatacttggcaaataaacatgATTCTGACATTATTATtgcattggggggaaaaaaacaaaaaaaactttttggaaTAAATGGAAATTTTTGGGGTAAGTTCTtcctcaaaaaaagtaaaaacaaaaaagaaaaacatttgaaaaaattccactgcatttaaaaacaagtttttttcattCTCTTATTTGCTTTCTTTCTCTTGATACCAAataagcttttgttttttctttttttccccaagcatTATTTTGCAACAACTCccacataaataaatgaaagaaatatgtttttccttacagataatgtgaaaaccccctccttgagccgtcaccttgtcatggtggaggggtttgggTTCCGAGTGATCctgggagctaagttgtctggggctttatgcccctggcagggtcacccatgacaaacaggtcctaggtgagagaccagacaaagcacggctcaaagacccctaatgatgacgacaaacaatggacttcgttttcccttgcccggacacgggtcaccggggcccccccactggagccaggcctggtggaggggctcgaaggcgagcgcctggtggccgggcctgcacccatggggactggccgggcacagcccgaaagggtaacgtgggtcccccttcccatgggctcaccacccgTGGGAGGGGCcttaggggtcgggtgcagtgtgagctgggcggtggccgaaggcggggaccttggcgatccgatccccggctacagaagctggctctagggacgtggaatgtcacctctctggcagggaaagagcccgaactggtgtgtgaggtcgagaagttccgactagatatagtcagactcgcctccacacacagcgtgggctctggtaccagtcctctctaGAGGGGTTGgagtctcttccactctggagttgcccacggtgagaggcgctgagcaggtgtgggtatacttattgccccccggcttggcgcctgtatgTTGCGGTCCACCCCggcggacgagagggtagccttcctCCGCCTTCTGGTGgcgggacgggtcctgactgttgtttgtgcctcggcaccaaacagcatttcagagtacccacccattttggagtcctgggagggggtgctggagagcgctcccactggggactccatagTTCTGCTGGggaacttcaatgctcacgtgggcaatgacagtgagacctggaggggagTGATTGGGATGAACGGCCCcgccaatcagaacccgagtggtgttctgttactAGACTTCTGTgttcaccacggattgtccataacgaacaccatgttcaagcataagggtgtccacacgtgcaatTGGCACCAGGGCACCGTAGGTCGCAgctcaatgatcgactttgtggttgtgtcatcggacttgcagccacatgtcttggacactcgggtgaagagagggccggagctgtcaactgatcaccacctggtggtgagttggttccgatggtgggggaagatgccaatCTGACCTACCAGGCCcacgtggcggcaatccccgaacccatgtcctggccgtggaacagtggaccagctctccaccctcggcagggtcctcgagagtacatgggagttcgcccaaccagtctacatgtgttttgtggacttggagaaggcgttcgaccgtgtccctcggggagtcctgtggagggtgcttcgggagtatggggtaccgaaccccctgatacgggctgttcggtccctgtacgaccggagtcagagtttggtccgaatatccggcagtaagtcggactcgttcccggtgagggttggactccaccaaggctgccctttgtcgccgattctgttcataacttttatggacagaatttctaggcgcagcagaGGCGACCTCcatctctcactggagcagttcgcagccgagtgtgaagcggctgggatgagaatcagcacctccaaatctgagaccatggtcctcagtcagaaaagggtggcatgccctctccaggtcggggatgagatcctgccccaagtggaggagttcaagtatcttggagtcttgttcacgactgagggaagaatggaacgggagatcgacaggcggatcggtgcggcgtctgcaatgatgcagactttgtatcggtccgttgtggtaaagaaggagctaagccaaaaggcgaagctctctatttaccggtcgctgtactttcctaccctcacctatggtcacgagctgtgggtcgtgaccgaaagaacaagatcctggatacatgCAGCCGAAATgggtttcctctgcagggtgtccgggatctcccttagagatagggtgagaagctcagtcagccgcgaggatctcagagtagagtcgctgctcctccacatcgagaggagccagatgaggtggctggggcatttgattcggatgcctcccggacggctccctgccaccgggaggagaccccgggatgacccaggacacgctggagagactacgtccttcggctggcctgggaacgcctcgggatctccacggaagagctggatgaagtggctggggagagggaagtctgggcgtccctgctgaagctactgcccccgcgacccgacccggataagcggtagaaaatggatggatggatggatggatggataatgtgaaAACGAGTTTTTCCTTTTGGAAAATTGTCCCTTTTACTGAAACGCATGTAAAAACAATCCTAAATAAATTACCGTGACATTTAAAGGGGAATGGATGCACGCACTGttgtacaaaagtaaaataaatgtcaatgttAACTACAAAATCAATTAAGTATTTTAAATGAAGATTAAATGACAAGACCTTTTACTCATGGCAGAATATCTGTCTTGATAACCTAAAGTGAATACATGGTTAGGTGATTATGGATCATCCGGTATCCGAAGGGtcgctggttcgaatcccggcttcGACTGTTCGCGTGTCCAAGCGTCCTTGGGGAAGAAGACACTGAAcccctggcagcgccttgcatggcagcagctgcccattggtgtatgaatgtgtgtgtgtgtgtgtgaatgtgaggctttgtaaagtgtgCACTGTGAtcgtgtagataaagcgctatataagtgcagtccatttgccATTTTATCATTTACCATTACCCAAAAGGCCCTGTCTTGATCCATCCAGACAACATGAAACAGTACCTTGGTAGTAGAATTGCAGCTGGAAGGCGTAAAGGAAGTCAGAGAAAGACATCAAGCAGTCTGTACCATCATCCATCAAAACAATTCTGtagggaaaaaagaagagcatTTTATCACACTGTACTGTTAATGAGCTGAATGTACTGTCCACAAATTGTGTTAAAtaacattaattcattcattcattttgggtaccgcttatcatcactagggtcgtgggcatactggagcctatcccagctatctttgggcgagaggcggggtacaccctgaactggtcgccagccattcgcagggcacatagaaacaaacaacccttcacgctcacattcacacctacgggcaatttagagtcttcaattgacctacaaTGCAAGTTtctggggtgtgggaggaaaccggaggacccggagaaaacccacgcaggcacggacggggagaacatgcaaatgccacacagccgaggccggatttgaaccccggtcctcagaacagtgaggttGATGTGCAacccagtcgttcaccatgccgccgtGTTAAATAACCGttatataaaaatactgtatagtgtACACCTACTATATGCACAATCATTCATCATGTGTTAAAACCAGGAGTGCAACGATACACAAAATTTACAATTTGGTCCGATACTTTAGTTTCACAGTTTGATATTTTCTtgatacaaaaaaagagaacgtttcatgcctttttttaaatttgggagTTTATTGAAACTACAAACAATTGTTTCAACTCAAAAGTACagtttttcaattaaatgtGCAGCTATGCCTGCCTCATCTTTTGCTGCACATGCTTACAAGTTAGAAccataaaaaaaccaaaacagtaTCCTGTAAAcatgataataaaataaatgcatctgATAAATCACTAATTTTATGTGGTGCATTGTTACCATTAGAgtatatattaaaaagaaatagcTCTCTAAAGATATTTTGAAACACCCATCCATGcatccgtaccgcttatcctcactgggcaCAATCATTAATACTTTGAAACATTATTACAACACCAAATGCCAAACCAAATGCACTACTATTTGGGGTCGtgaatttttttagattaatttatccatccatgcattttctgagccgcttatcctcacaagggtcgcgggagtgctggagcctatcccagctatcatcgggcaggcggcggggtacaccctgatctggttgccagccaatcgcagggctagattaattaattttttttattttagttttatggtATACACTTCTTTAATATcaaaaaatatcagaatcagaatcatctttatttgccaagtatgtccaaaacacacaaggaatttgtctccggtagttggagccgctctagtacaacagacagtcaatttacagaacactttggagacataaagacattgacaaaaaacaacaacaaacaacaattgtgcaaaaagatgcagagtcctctagcacttaaagcagttcgaatggctaatatcacaatagtccggtgcaatgaccattgtgcaaagggcactgagacttcaaggagtgtatgcggtttaaagtgacgagtagtgcgataatctgggacaatggttgtgcaaatgttacagatactcctcaatcagtgtgcaaatggagcagatgctactctggcaggagtggccactatatgcaaatagtgcagcacggcgagacaactacagtatCACTACACTCCAACTACAGtatcaaatgcaaaaaaaaaaattcaggtgCTGCTATTATTAAGACATTTTCTGCTGTGCAGTTTGTACTGTGAAGTgtactgtttttgtgtttgcattgtttgcaGCACGCATAcgtcttgtttttttctagTTCCATTATTTTTGCATCGGGTTTTGAAAATTTGTGGTCATGTTTGTTGTATTCCCACCAATGTAGTTTAGCATTGTGATACACTTTGACATACTGTTGGTACTTTTGTCCGTGACGCGCTTGCCATCATGGTCCTACTTAGCACGAAAACTAAAGTAGTTCCAAAAGCCAGATCTGAAGGATGGTGGAGGAACTTCAATTTCAGCCACATTTAAGGCATTAGCCATGTGTGCAATGGGTAGCTTTGCATTTTCATGTCCTCGCTAAAGCGCATATCGTGTGTCCCTGAGCAAGACCCTTCACCCACCTTGCCCATGAATGAATGAGGtaggatgtttggtggtggtggtcagagGGGatgtaggcgcagaatggcagccatgcttccatcagactgccccagggcagctgtggctacacaagtagcttaccaccactatGGTGTAACTGTGGAATAAATGAATAGTGTGTGCTGTAGTAAAGCACTTTGACCTCCTTGAAAAAGTTATATATAAGTGTAataaatccatcaattttctgtaccgcttatcctcactagagccGCAgatgcgctggagcctatcccagctatctttgggtaagaggcggggtacaccctgaactggtcgccagccaatcgcaggccacatataaacaaacaaccgtttgcattattatttcttttttataaattattattaaataaatgcataatcattacgataataataatataagctCTGAATGAATGTGGGAGGGGCAGTTTAGTGGATCTGCACTCcacaataataatgcattccacttatatagcgcttttcaagtgactcaaagacgctttcatgcattattcattcactcctcagtcacatcGTGGTGGTAACCTACTTGcatagccacagctgccctggggcagtctgacagaagcgtggctgccattctgcaactacggcccctccgaccaccacccaCCATCCAGCAACATTCCTTCGTAGACAATccgggttaagtgtcttgcccagggacaagACGACGACATGCACTCGGGCAGGGATACGAACCAGCGATCCCTTTACCCTCGCCATGCCACCCACAATGAGTAGACGAGCGCAGATCCTCAGCGTCAGAAACTGACAAAGTTTAAGGTAAATTGCATATTGTTGGATACAGTGGTCACGGCGTTTTAGCTGTCTGTCGACATTTTGGGCTTAGCTGATTTCCAATACAAAATCCAAGTTTGTCCCACAAGCCCATTTAGAGGTTAATGAGTACAACGGAAAGACTTGAACTTAGTTAACAGCCAcaattgaaagaaaatggatttgaaCATCTCGTAAATCTATTGTTCCATTTCAAAATATTGGTCAACTCTACACCAAGATTGACGTGGGCTAAGCAGTCGGGCAAGTGCTGACCGCAGCTGGAGTGCCCCAAATAGTGGTTAATGGTTAGAATTGTGAATTGGAGTCTCACACTCCCAGTGTACATGTCCaaaaggatgatgatgaggtTTTGAAATTCTGTGATCGATGATGTTGCAATGAACAGACCTGGCTGCACTCTTTACGATCTCCACTGGGAAGTCTGGACATAGCAACTGGAGCAGGGAGCTGTACTCCAAAATCGACAGCAGATCTGGAAGCAACAAACACAAGGTTAACAGAGGACTTGAGTTGGGACAAGTGGCAAGAGAGCTGCCCAGTTCAGATGCTCATTATGTcgtgcatttgtttgtttggtctGATTGTTTAAGTTTCAAACGTTTCTCTCACCTCCACTCTTGCCAATCTGTCGGTAGCATCTCCAGAAGACTCTGATGAATGAGGCTCTGTTATGGGGAGTGGCTTTGATGTAGTTAAACTCTCTGAAGAGGACGTGGTTGCTATTCTTCACGCTGCTGAAACTACAgatacaatcaatcaatcaattaaatatTATAGATATAGACGTTTGATTCAATTCTAGCCAAATGAAAGAGATGATATTACATTTTCTGTGGATGAGTAATAAATATAACATACTATTCAGCGAAGTAGCGGATAATGCCAAAATTGGTGTATTCCTCTTTATGTTCCAGCAGCTGGATCAGTGCATCACTCAGGTAGAACAACACGTTACTCTCAGCTGTGAAGCAAATAAACTACAATTAAATACAGGGGAGCGTGTTTCCTTGCAGAAACTCGAAAAACGACTTTGGCTGCCCCAAAATGTTCTCGCATTGGAAGCGCGAAGTAGTCTCGATGAAGGAGCTTACCGAGATATTCGTCGACCGTGACCGTTGGGTTAAAGCGATTCTTTCCTGACGTCATATCGGCAGAAAAAAGTCGAACATGACATGTAATCGTACTAAATGTACGCAGCTAGAGAACCAACACAGGGCAGTTCTTCGGCACAGGATAAATGTTTGATGCAGCAGTCTTGTAATTTTGCAAGGTCGTTTCTCCCTCTGCCAGGATACAGTGGTTTCCAGGATTAACCGGATGTTGTGAGTCACCGTTTAAATGGcgttgaaaaacaaaacccaacTCATTGTTCCTACCCTTTTTCTTTGGGAAGACGTATTGGGCCTCTTCTCAATTATTAATAAGTAATTGGCATAGATAATATTTTGAGGATTAGTCATGCAGATAGGTTAGTGAGGTATGAAGCTGAAATTgctgtataatttttttaaaatgcaaatcaAATGTGGTAATGGTTAACTGTTGTGGTTAATGATAACATATACAGAACCTTGAACCTATAAATGTTTTCTATCCGTGGAAAAACCTAgccgtttttttgtgtgttctttctgtaatgccttaaaatgacacaagatggcactAAATCCCTGGCGACTAGGAAATGGTACTACGTGTCAAGGAAGCGTTATTAGAAgtcccacatagtttctaggcaggacacgccctgctccaatattactggctccaggaaacgggcactatgattggctgttatATCCCTGTAGAgcacgccctactgcttccagacctGAATAGAAGTGGCCTCGGTgctgcagtgttaatgtttccCCTGCTTACCCACCcgaatcctaaccttaacccatctcAAACCGCCTTAAACCACAACcatagccatttttttttattccgtaCAAATGTGATATATGTACATCTGCGTAGCATCCCCTTTCCCACGACGGAGGAgtcaatcatgttgcagtggggcgtgtACTTCCCAGAAACATtttgggaatcctaataacgcgtcTATGCAGTTTTTCTAGAGGGCAGTTTTAGTCCCCTGGAGTTTTttactatttaaaaacattgtaacGCGAGAATAAACTGACACTCGACAAGCACTAGGACCACACGGAaccagcgccccccccccccccccccccccccccccccgtccaaTTAGAGCAGTGCATTGGTCAACACTTctaaaacctgaaaaaaaaatacttggctctccaagtgccaccaccatgaccaacattaaaatacagtagtgtaaaaTGAGGCGCAGTTTTATtgttcatccattcatcttcttccgcttatccaagatCGGGTTGCTGGGGCAGCAGctgaagcagggaagcccagacttccctctccctacccacttcatccagctcttcctgggggatcccaaggtgttcccaggccagtccggagacatagtctttccagcatgtcctgggtctcctcccggtgggacgtgcctggaacacctcaccagagaggcatccggggggcatcctaaccataTGCCCGagcaacctcatctggctcctctctatgGAGAGAaacagcggctcgactctgattacctcccggatgaccaagcgtCTCACTCTAGTTCTGAGGGAGAGCCatcctgcagaggaaactcatttcggcagcttgtatccgcgatcttgttctttcggtcaacccacagctcgtgaccataggtgagggtaggaatgtcgATCGaatggtaaattgagagctttacGTTTTGGcgcagctccttctttaccacgacagaccgatacagagtccgcatcactgcagacactgcaccgatctgcctgtcgatctttccctccattcttccctcacttgtgaacaagaaccagagatactttaactcctccacttggggcaggatctcttcctcgacccgcagagggcacgccacccttttccgactgaggaccatggtctgagatttggaggtgctgatt includes these proteins:
- the cstpp1 gene encoding centriolar satellite-associated tubulin polyglutamylase complex regulator 1, with translation MTSGKNRFNPTVTVDEYLAESNVLFYLSDALIQLLEHKEEYTNFGIIRYFAEYFSSVKNSNHVLFREFNYIKATPHNRASFIRVFWRCYRQIGKSGDLLSILEYSSLLQLLCPDFPVEIVKSAARIVLMDDGTDCLMSFSDFLYAFQLQFYYQEFLDSVLLIYQDLLAGKSPNTVIVPTSASVEQLPCLATEENKKEQDTAVEASTLAECIDPLIDRIKNSHPPRSCLQEALEENGKVSYYSLLMSLAKHETINQTIGALPSKTEVLNDPEMDQELDKLIAQISVSPSSNSSGSAVGMVKEVQRKASPRRNIHHRRKMEVESDGSTEETDSSEN